A stretch of the Clostridiales bacterium genome encodes the following:
- a CDS encoding indolepyruvate oxidoreductase subunit beta, translating into MRKDIILCGVGGQGTVLASRLISAAAMARSIPVMSAETIGMAQRGGSVFSHLRMGEGIYSPMIARGEADLIIGFEPGEAVRLLPFLKPGGQMIVSDRAVMPVTASLSGTEYQAQDMLDYLSAHVADLRVIDAERAMQEIGSPKVLNLILLGAAVRGGALGLDEADLEAAVRSRIPQKFHELNLRALAWAK; encoded by the coding sequence GTGCGTAAGGATATTATCCTCTGCGGCGTCGGCGGCCAGGGAACCGTCCTGGCTTCCCGCCTCATTTCTGCCGCCGCCATGGCCCGAAGCATCCCCGTCATGTCCGCGGAAACCATCGGCATGGCGCAGCGGGGCGGCAGTGTGTTCAGCCATCTGCGCATGGGGGAAGGCATTTATTCCCCGATGATTGCCCGCGGTGAAGCAGACCTGATCATCGGCTTTGAACCCGGAGAGGCGGTCCGCCTCCTGCCCTTCCTGAAGCCGGGCGGACAGATGATCGTGTCCGACCGGGCCGTGATGCCGGTCACCGCTTCCCTGTCCGGTACCGAATACCAGGCGCAGGATATGCTGGATTACCTGTCCGCGCATGTGGCGGACCTCCGCGTGATCGACGCGGAACGTGCCATGCAGGAAATCGGCTCCCCGAAGGTGCTCAACCTGATCCTGCTGGGCGCTGCCGTCCGCGGCGGCGCGCTGGGGCTGGATGAAGCGGACCTGGAAGCCGCCGTCCGTTCCCGGATCCCGCAGAAATTCCATGAACTCAATCTCCGGGCGCTGGCCTGGGCAAAATAA
- a CDS encoding sodium:proton antiporter, translating into MVLAPFVWLAGRKNDRVRDLLAAVICALALGGCLTLLPGETRFSLDGFCGLGLHLRADGFRSLYASVAAFMWLVSDVFAPEYMHHDGMRNRYWLFNLWTLGATLGVFLSDDLYTTLIFFEIMSLTSYTWVAQEETPGAMRAAETYLMVAVIGGLTTLMGLFMLYRQTGTLSFDGLREALEGGTPSPAVTTAVWLTLFGFAAKAGLFPLHIWLPKAHPVAPAPASALLSGILTKSGVFGMIVLCANIMPGVRSFGNTLLVLGAVTMLLGALLALFSVDLKRTLACSSVSQIGFITVGLSVMTLLGEEGSLAAYGTLEHMMNHSLIKLCLFLCAGVVYMNLHRLDLNGVRGFGRGKPLLHTCFLSGAVSIACIPPLGSGFNSKSLLHEGILELIAELSAHGLTVWPYRVLELLFIFSGGLTVAYMTKLYICLFIEKNADPELQAKYDAMNGRYIRKPAAAALLAASVPLPFLGLFGSALLSPCAERSMPFFGQGSPGHIHYFSGENLIGAAESIAVGALVYLLVVRPLLMASSANQSAFGKRVYVNRWPAWLDLEDKVYRPLLSALTAGSSFVFRFIASIPDSKLIRVWIPAAFTAFFRFLAAAPESRPVLVWIPRLLTAATRFLSEITDYVALLIRRLLDSGRARTQDSPSGGFLPAERRRLITLAGHNVGRSLTFGLILTAAGLLLMIVYLLIRF; encoded by the coding sequence ATGGTGCTTGCACCGTTCGTCTGGCTGGCCGGCCGGAAAAATGACCGCGTACGCGACCTGCTCGCAGCGGTCATCTGTGCGCTGGCGCTGGGCGGCTGTCTCACGCTTCTTCCCGGTGAAACGCGCTTCAGCCTGGACGGCTTCTGCGGTCTCGGCCTGCACCTGCGGGCCGATGGATTCCGCAGCCTGTACGCGTCGGTGGCCGCCTTCATGTGGCTGGTCAGCGATGTCTTTGCCCCGGAATATATGCATCACGACGGGATGCGCAACCGGTACTGGCTCTTCAATCTCTGGACCCTCGGCGCCACGCTCGGCGTTTTCCTGTCGGATGACCTGTATACGACGCTGATCTTCTTTGAGATCATGTCCCTCACCAGCTATACCTGGGTGGCGCAGGAGGAAACGCCCGGCGCCATGCGGGCCGCGGAAACCTACCTGATGGTCGCGGTCATCGGCGGCCTGACCACCCTGATGGGTCTGTTCATGCTGTACCGGCAGACCGGCACACTGTCCTTCGACGGCCTGCGGGAAGCCCTGGAGGGCGGAACTCCGTCCCCCGCCGTTACGACAGCCGTCTGGCTTACGCTCTTCGGCTTTGCGGCCAAGGCCGGCCTGTTCCCGCTGCATATCTGGCTGCCCAAGGCGCACCCGGTCGCTCCGGCGCCTGCATCTGCCCTGCTCTCCGGTATCCTGACCAAGAGCGGGGTGTTCGGCATGATTGTCCTGTGCGCCAATATCATGCCCGGCGTCCGCTCCTTCGGAAATACACTGTTGGTACTCGGCGCCGTCACAATGCTGCTTGGCGCCCTCCTGGCGCTGTTTTCCGTGGATCTCAAGCGTACGCTCGCCTGCTCCTCCGTCAGCCAGATCGGCTTTATCACGGTCGGTCTTTCAGTCATGACCCTGCTGGGGGAAGAAGGCTCCCTGGCCGCCTATGGTACGCTGGAGCATATGATGAACCATTCCCTCATCAAGCTGTGCCTGTTCCTTTGCGCCGGCGTGGTGTATATGAACCTGCACCGGCTGGACCTGAACGGCGTCCGCGGCTTCGGCCGGGGCAAGCCGCTGCTGCACACCTGCTTCCTGTCGGGGGCGGTCTCCATTGCCTGTATTCCGCCGCTGGGCAGCGGTTTCAATTCCAAGTCCCTGCTGCACGAAGGCATCCTGGAGCTCATCGCGGAGCTTTCCGCGCACGGGCTCACCGTATGGCCGTACCGGGTGCTGGAGCTTCTGTTCATCTTCTCCGGCGGACTGACCGTCGCGTATATGACCAAGCTGTATATCTGCCTGTTCATCGAGAAGAACGCGGATCCGGAGCTGCAGGCAAAGTATGACGCGATGAACGGCCGGTATATCCGGAAACCGGCGGCAGCCGCCCTGCTCGCCGCGTCGGTTCCCCTTCCGTTCCTGGGGCTGTTCGGTTCCGCCCTGCTCAGTCCGTGTGCGGAACGGTCCATGCCGTTCTTCGGCCAGGGTTCTCCCGGGCATATCCATTATTTCTCGGGTGAGAACCTGATCGGTGCGGCGGAAAGCATTGCCGTGGGCGCGCTGGTTTACCTGCTGGTGGTCCGTCCGCTCCTGATGGCGTCATCCGCAAATCAGTCCGCATTCGGGAAACGCGTATATGTCAACCGCTGGCCTGCCTGGCTGGACCTGGAGGACAAGGTCTACCGTCCCCTGCTCAGCGCGCTGACAGCCGGCTCCTCCTTCGTGTTCCGTTTCATTGCGTCCATTCCGGACAGTAAACTCATCCGCGTATGGATTCCGGCCGCGTTTACCGCGTTTTTCCGGTTCCTGGCCGCCGCCCCGGAAAGCCGTCCGGTTCTTGTATGGATTCCCCGGCTGCTGACTGCGGCCACCCGCTTCCTTTCGGAGATTACCGATTATGTCGCCCTGTTGATCCGCAGGCTGCTGGATTCTGGCCGTGCCCGGACGCAGGATTCCCCGTCCGGCGGTTTCCTGCCGGCGGAAAGAAGGCGGCTGATCACGCTCGCCGGCCACAATGTCGGCCGGAGCCTGACCTTTGGCCTGATTCTCACTGCAGCCGGACTGCTGCTCATGATTGTCTATCTTCTCATTCGTTTCTGA
- the iorA gene encoding indolepyruvate ferredoxin oxidoreductase subunit alpha, producing MHTAFLMGNEAIAMGALAAGVNLVCGYPGTPSTEVLETVAKNRGDSVYVEWSVNEKTAMEVAAGASYAGARALVTMKQMGLNVASDPLMCLEYIGVKGGLVVLVADDPGPISSQTEQDTRSFASFSKVPVFDPSSAQEAYDMMREAFAFSEEYHTPVFLRPTTRVSHGYASIRVLDAEEYEIHTPDGFVRDPARWVIFPRFSFASHRRIEERNTALSDVLSDYAPNRIEPGDPACRKGIATGGISWTYVMEAREKLGKCRVLKVATPFPFPEKKAVEFLSGLDEVLCVEELDPVIERALIYVCGKYGLSIRILGKQTGHIPLSGENTRDSVAAAAAAFLDLPLPAVSESTPPPLPVRPPVLCAGCPHRASFYAVKQAMKGRKTIFCGDIGCYTLGNAMPLDMVDTCLCMGAGLGIAQGIRHLEADRTCFAFVGDSTFFASALPGVVNAVYNQAEFTLVVLDNSTTAMTGHQPHPGTGRTMMGEVVEKVSIENVLRGIGVTEVVTVDPLDHARAVEAVRGIADLPGVKAVIFRSPCIALSKPQGCLSVDAAKCIGCKKCIREIGCPALSISGGKAVIDPAQCTGCGLCAQLCPVHAMEVSSRA from the coding sequence ATGCATACCGCCTTTCTGATGGGGAATGAAGCCATCGCGATGGGGGCGCTGGCGGCCGGTGTCAACCTGGTCTGCGGCTATCCCGGCACCCCCTCGACCGAGGTTCTGGAAACCGTTGCCAAAAACCGCGGCGATTCCGTCTATGTGGAATGGTCCGTCAATGAAAAAACCGCCATGGAAGTGGCGGCCGGTGCGTCCTATGCCGGCGCCCGGGCACTGGTCACCATGAAGCAGATGGGCCTCAACGTGGCGTCCGATCCGCTGATGTGCCTGGAGTATATCGGTGTAAAGGGCGGCCTGGTTGTCCTCGTTGCGGACGACCCCGGTCCCATCTCTTCCCAGACCGAACAGGACACCCGCAGCTTTGCCTCTTTCTCCAAGGTTCCTGTCTTCGATCCTTCCTCCGCGCAGGAGGCATACGATATGATGCGCGAGGCGTTCGCCTTCTCCGAGGAATACCACACCCCGGTTTTCCTCCGGCCGACCACCCGCGTTTCCCACGGCTATGCCTCCATCCGCGTGCTGGATGCGGAAGAGTACGAAATCCACACGCCGGACGGGTTTGTCCGGGATCCGGCCCGATGGGTCATCTTCCCGCGCTTTTCCTTTGCCAGCCACCGCAGGATTGAGGAGCGCAACACCGCGCTCTCCGATGTCCTGTCGGATTATGCCCCCAACCGGATTGAGCCCGGGGATCCGGCCTGCCGCAAAGGCATCGCCACCGGCGGTATCAGCTGGACGTATGTCATGGAAGCCCGGGAAAAGCTCGGCAAATGCCGGGTGCTGAAAGTCGCGACGCCTTTCCCGTTCCCGGAAAAGAAAGCCGTTGAGTTCCTCTCCGGCCTGGATGAAGTGCTCTGTGTCGAGGAACTGGATCCCGTTATTGAGCGGGCACTCATCTATGTCTGCGGAAAGTACGGCCTCTCTATCCGGATTCTCGGAAAGCAGACCGGCCATATCCCGCTGTCCGGCGAAAACACCCGGGACAGCGTGGCCGCCGCGGCTGCGGCTTTCCTGGATCTCCCGCTCCCTGCCGTTTCCGAATCCACTCCGCCTCCCCTGCCGGTCCGTCCGCCGGTGCTCTGCGCCGGCTGTCCGCACCGGGCCTCCTTCTATGCCGTCAAGCAGGCCATGAAGGGCCGGAAAACCATCTTTTGCGGGGATATCGGCTGTTACACACTCGGCAATGCCATGCCGCTGGACATGGTGGATACCTGCCTGTGCATGGGCGCCGGTCTCGGTATCGCCCAGGGCATCCGCCATCTGGAGGCGGATCGTACCTGCTTTGCGTTTGTCGGGGATTCCACATTCTTCGCCTCTGCCCTGCCCGGTGTCGTGAATGCCGTCTATAATCAGGCAGAATTCACTCTGGTGGTGCTGGACAATTCCACCACCGCGATGACCGGCCATCAGCCGCATCCCGGTACCGGCCGCACCATGATGGGCGAAGTGGTTGAAAAAGTCAGCATTGAAAATGTCCTGCGCGGCATCGGCGTCACGGAAGTGGTCACCGTGGATCCGCTGGATCATGCCCGTGCTGTGGAAGCGGTCCGGGGCATTGCGGACCTTCCCGGCGTCAAGGCGGTTATTTTCCGCTCCCCCTGTATCGCGCTCTCAAAGCCGCAGGGGTGCCTGTCCGTGGATGCTGCAAAATGTATCGGCTGCAAAAAGTGTATCCGGGAGATCGGCTGCCCGGCCCTCAGCATATCCGGCGGCAAAGCGGTCATTGACCCGGCACAGTGCACCGGCTGCGGCCTTTGCGCGCAGCTCTGCCCGGTCCATGCAATGGAGGTGAGTTCCCGTGCGTAA